One Janthinobacterium sp. TB1-E2 genomic region harbors:
- the rimM gene encoding ribosome maturation factor RimM (Essential for efficient processing of 16S rRNA): protein MTVKTASGVKVPDDLVQVGYVSGAYGIAGGVRITPFSDDADALLSVKTWWFDKPTLHDVQVRQAKLHGGDVVAQLVGVVGRDAAEALKGVSVQIPRSHFPTLTADEFYWSDLIGLTVENLQGECLGTVHDMMSNGPQSILRVTPVATADETVEKAPERLIPFVGQFVINVDKAASKITVDWGLDY, encoded by the coding sequence TTGACGGTCAAGACTGCATCCGGGGTGAAAGTCCCCGATGACCTGGTACAGGTAGGCTATGTCTCCGGTGCCTATGGCATTGCTGGCGGAGTCAGGATCACTCCTTTCTCCGACGACGCGGATGCATTATTAAGCGTCAAAACCTGGTGGTTTGATAAACCGACCTTGCATGATGTTCAAGTCAGGCAAGCGAAGTTACACGGCGGCGACGTCGTGGCCCAGCTGGTGGGTGTGGTCGGGCGGGATGCCGCAGAAGCGCTGAAAGGCGTCTCTGTGCAAATTCCGCGTAGCCATTTCCCGACGCTGACGGCCGATGAATTTTATTGGTCCGATCTGATCGGACTGACAGTCGAGAATTTGCAAGGCGAGTGCCTCGGCACAGTGCACGACATGATGAGCAATGGTCCGCAGTCGATCTTGCGCGTTACGCCCGTCGCTACTGCTGATGAGACCGTTGAAAAGGCGCCTGAGCGCCTGATCCCGTTTGTTGGCCAGTTTGTCATTAACGTTGACAAGGCTGCCAGCAAGATCACGGTCGACTGGGGCCTCGATTATTAA
- the trmD gene encoding tRNA (guanosine(37)-N1)-methyltransferase TrmD, translated as MQFDVVTLFPEMFAALTQSGVTRRAFEQGKCGLSLWNPRDFTTDNHRTVDDRPYGGGPGMVMMARPLEATINAAKQRQTALGLVAPRVVFMSPQGRPLTHERVTQLKAEPGLVILCGRYEAVDQRLLDRCVDEEISVGDFVLSGGELPAMALMDAVIRLLPGVLNTEASAIEDSFVNGLLDSPHYTRPETYEGMVVPPVLMGGNHAEIVKWRRQRMLEATATKRPDLLVSARAAGLLSKTDEKFLASL; from the coding sequence ATGCAATTTGATGTCGTGACCCTGTTCCCGGAAATGTTTGCCGCGCTGACGCAGTCGGGTGTGACCCGGCGCGCCTTCGAGCAGGGGAAATGTGGCTTGTCGCTGTGGAATCCCCGTGATTTCACGACCGACAATCACCGTACCGTGGATGACCGCCCTTATGGCGGCGGCCCCGGCATGGTGATGATGGCCCGTCCCCTCGAAGCGACAATCAATGCCGCGAAGCAGCGCCAGACCGCATTGGGACTGGTGGCGCCCCGCGTGGTGTTCATGTCGCCGCAAGGCCGTCCGTTGACGCACGAGCGCGTCACGCAGCTGAAAGCCGAACCTGGTTTGGTGATCCTGTGTGGCCGCTATGAAGCCGTGGACCAGCGTTTGCTGGACCGTTGCGTCGACGAGGAAATCAGCGTCGGCGACTTCGTCCTGTCGGGCGGTGAATTGCCTGCCATGGCGCTGATGGATGCGGTGATCCGTTTGTTGCCGGGTGTCTTGAACACCGAGGCATCGGCCATCGAGGACAGCTTCGTCAATGGCTTGCTCGATTCGCCGCACTACACGCGGCCGGAAACATATGAAGGCATGGTCGTGCCGCCCGTCTTGATGGGTGGCAATCATGCCGAGATCGTCAAGTGGCGCCGCCAGCGCATGCTGGAAGCGACCGCGACAAAGCGGCCTGACCTCTTGGTCAGTGCGCGCGCCGCCGGCTTGCTCAGCAAGACCGACGAAAAATTCTTGGCCAGCCTGTAA
- the rplS gene encoding 50S ribosomal protein L19, protein MDLIQQLEQEEIARLGKTIPEFAPGDTVIVSVNVVEGTRKRAQAYEGVVISRRNRGLNSNFIVRKISSGEGVERTFQLYSPLIASIEVKRRGDVRRAKLYYLRERSGKSARIKEKLPNRRVVAKASA, encoded by the coding sequence ATGGACTTGATTCAACAATTAGAGCAGGAAGAAATTGCTCGTCTGGGTAAAACCATTCCTGAATTCGCACCAGGCGATACCGTTATCGTCAGCGTCAACGTAGTCGAAGGTACGCGCAAGCGCGCCCAGGCTTACGAAGGCGTCGTTATCTCCCGTCGTAACCGTGGCCTGAACTCGAACTTCATCGTTCGCAAGATCTCGTCCGGCGAAGGCGTTGAGCGTACGTTCCAACTGTACTCGCCGCTGATCGCTTCGATCGAAGTGAAACGCCGTGGTGATGTTCGCCGCGCCAAGCTGTACTATCTGCGTGAGCGTTCGGGTAAATCGGCGCGTATCAAAGAAAAATTGCCAAATCGCCGCGTTGTGGCGAAAGCAAGCGCGTAA